A stretch of the Sulfurimonas sp. HSL-1656 genome encodes the following:
- a CDS encoding VWA domain-containing protein, with amino-acid sequence MSFEFPWLFLLLPPLWHCLYRCRERLSPRYFVHLELFAVRRGWFKWLWLLRYVAVLLLVTAIASPVTIDQDDPLNRQGVDVVLALDASGSMGASGFDPKSRESRFDIARRIAKHFIVDRIGDNAGVVLFGDFAFIASPVTYEKTVVAEMMDYLVYGMAGQNTAIGEGIAMGVRALEDSKALSKVLVLLTDGEHNSGRVSPKAATELAVKHGIRIYTVGMGQKGEFDEAMLRRIADESGGAFFAAYDPEALAAVYEAIDALERSRIKSERILRKEYYYTWPLAMGVLLLFYLWRREAL; translated from the coding sequence ATGAGTTTTGAATTTCCCTGGCTGTTTTTGCTGTTGCCGCCGTTGTGGCACTGCCTCTACCGCTGCCGTGAACGCCTGAGCCCGCGCTATTTCGTCCATCTCGAACTCTTTGCCGTACGGCGGGGATGGTTCAAATGGCTCTGGCTGCTGCGCTACGTTGCGGTGCTGCTGCTGGTCACAGCAATCGCCTCTCCCGTCACGATCGATCAGGATGACCCGCTCAACCGCCAGGGGGTCGATGTCGTGCTGGCGCTCGATGCCAGCGGGTCGATGGGGGCATCGGGTTTTGACCCCAAAAGCCGGGAGAGTCGTTTCGATATCGCCAGAAGGATCGCCAAACACTTTATTGTGGATCGTATAGGCGATAACGCCGGGGTCGTCCTCTTCGGCGACTTCGCCTTTATCGCTTCGCCCGTGACCTATGAAAAAACCGTTGTCGCGGAGATGATGGATTACCTCGTTTACGGCATGGCGGGACAGAACACGGCCATCGGCGAGGGGATCGCCATGGGCGTCAGGGCACTTGAAGATTCCAAGGCGCTCTCCAAGGTCCTTGTCCTGCTGACCGACGGAGAACACAACAGCGGGCGGGTGTCGCCCAAAGCGGCGACGGAGCTGGCCGTCAAACACGGCATCCGCATCTATACGGTCGGGATGGGACAGAAGGGAGAGTTCGACGAAGCAATGCTTCGCCGGATCGCCGACGAGAGCGGAGGTGCTTTCTTTGCCGCCTATGACCCGGAAGCCCTGGCCGCGGTTTATGAAGCGATCGATGCCCTGGAGCGTTCCAGAATCAAGTCGGAACGGATCCTGCGTAAAGAGTACTATTACACCTGGCCGCTGGCAATGGGCGTGTTGCTGCTCTTCTACCTCTGGCGCAGGGAGGCCCTGTGA
- a CDS encoding VWA domain-containing protein, which translates to MTFMAPLWLWLLLFFGLYLVYRRQRGGGLVWSVRSIFLMSSIVFAILALARPVAMQEPVSIEQRGSDVIFAIDISRSMQATDIAPSRLEAAKQLLSSVVEADDTNRFGVLAFTTNPVILSPLTRDDELLLHLFSGLDTSMVMTRGTEIGGALELARKLSRSEHPIVVLLTDGGDSLGYSQEAAKARAAGLIVNVVMLATSSGGTLKAEDGKLLRNEEGGIVVTARNSAIDAIADATGGVVIDGADAGALAAAIKAQGMADIRERRKIILFREYFYVPLALALLFAMLGMTDVISRIGGRRA; encoded by the coding sequence ATGACGTTTATGGCCCCGCTTTGGCTCTGGCTGCTGCTCTTCTTCGGACTCTATCTCGTCTACCGCCGTCAGCGGGGCGGCGGTCTCGTCTGGAGCGTACGGAGTATCTTTCTAATGTCGTCGATCGTCTTCGCTATTCTCGCACTGGCCCGCCCGGTGGCGATGCAGGAGCCGGTGTCGATCGAGCAGCGCGGCAGCGACGTCATCTTTGCCATCGACATCTCCCGCTCCATGCAGGCGACCGATATCGCCCCGAGCCGCCTGGAGGCGGCGAAGCAACTGCTCTCGTCGGTGGTGGAAGCCGACGATACGAACCGCTTCGGCGTCCTGGCGTTTACGACGAATCCGGTGATCCTGTCGCCGCTGACCCGCGACGACGAACTGCTGCTGCACCTCTTTTCGGGTCTGGACACGTCGATGGTCATGACCCGGGGGACGGAAATAGGCGGTGCGTTGGAGCTGGCGCGCAAACTGTCGCGTTCCGAGCATCCCATCGTCGTTCTCCTGACGGACGGCGGCGATAGTCTGGGGTACTCCCAGGAGGCGGCGAAGGCGCGCGCAGCCGGGCTGATCGTCAACGTCGTCATGCTGGCGACGTCGTCGGGGGGCACGCTGAAAGCCGAAGACGGGAAACTGCTGCGCAACGAGGAGGGCGGCATCGTCGTGACGGCACGCAACAGTGCGATCGATGCGATCGCCGACGCGACCGGCGGCGTCGTGATCGACGGGGCGGATGCGGGGGCGCTGGCGGCAGCCATCAAAGCCCAGGGGATGGCGGATATCCGCGAAAGACGGAAGATTATCCTCTTCCGGGAGTATTTTTACGTTCCACTTGCACTGGCACTGCTGTTCGCCATGCTGGGTATGACGGATGTCATTTCACGGATCGGAGGGCGTCGTGCGTAA
- a CDS encoding tetratricopeptide repeat protein, producing the protein MRNRLGHITSLPAVTASLLVQGWRVICASKGHRALLPLLIGFFAALLSVLLLLLWNATLPYRAAEAYEAADFNRSAALYAQMEGAAALYDAGNAWYRTGEYERALQYYSALEQHDGSFGASVWFNRGNALVRLKEFAKAREAFARSLALHYDAEALANMMHILGAEEQDHMLTGRQEGKKRAQDQETERSEGAPKKEGGGSNQQSSAERRSGAGSQGKKVEREEQLEFSNKGNSRLSSKQYELINQRSVHETNPW; encoded by the coding sequence GTGCGTAACCGTCTGGGCCATATTACCTCTCTACCCGCCGTCACTGCATCCCTCCTGGTGCAGGGATGGCGCGTGATCTGCGCCAGCAAAGGGCACCGGGCGCTGCTCCCGCTCCTGATCGGTTTCTTTGCGGCGCTGTTGTCGGTACTGCTGCTGCTACTGTGGAACGCGACGCTGCCGTACCGGGCGGCAGAGGCCTATGAAGCGGCCGACTTCAACCGCAGTGCCGCGCTCTATGCGCAGATGGAGGGGGCGGCGGCACTGTATGATGCGGGCAATGCCTGGTACCGTACAGGCGAGTATGAACGCGCACTGCAGTACTACAGCGCGCTGGAGCAGCATGACGGCAGCTTCGGCGCGTCGGTATGGTTCAACCGGGGCAATGCGCTTGTCCGTCTCAAGGAGTTCGCGAAAGCGCGCGAGGCCTTTGCCCGTTCCCTGGCGCTGCACTACGATGCGGAAGCGCTCGCGAACATGATGCACATCCTGGGAGCCGAGGAACAGGACCATATGCTCACCGGACGGCAGGAGGGCAAGAAGCGCGCCCAGGACCAGGAGACCGAACGCAGCGAAGGCGCTCCCAAGAAAGAGGGCGGAGGCAGCAACCAGCAAAGCAGTGCCGAACGCCGCTCCGGGGCCGGAAGCCAGGGAAAAAAGGTGGAGCGCGAGGAGCAGCTGGAGTTCTCGAACAAAGGCAACAGCCGCCTGAGCTCAAAACAGTATGAACTGATCAATCAAAGGAGCGTACATGAAACGAACCCCTGGTAG
- a CDS encoding CHAD domain-containing protein, translating to MESALLKSYLVQQLETAKQQLPLIGPDADIEALHRFRVALRRFRSVLAAYSRHLYAPDTIAKSMLKVTNPLRETDVFLDALSLESYPQLHGALTRYRTKQYKKRWPPETAARFGQTIDLLVADVEALKLDQRKKRLVVRGEALYEKAKSARKALSKDSKEKEIHEIRLLYKQARYVLEFLHEAGLIEAKRKIRNAKKHLEHFGAIQDAANQLDWLHRFCEKHPSDECHTLYDTRKQALRDLKKAFEL from the coding sequence ATGGAAAGCGCGCTTTTGAAATCCTACCTGGTACAACAGCTCGAAACGGCCAAGCAGCAGCTCCCGCTTATCGGGCCGGACGCCGATATCGAAGCCCTGCACCGCTTCCGGGTCGCCCTCCGGCGGTTCCGTTCCGTCCTGGCGGCATACAGCAGGCATCTCTACGCCCCCGACACCATCGCCAAGTCGATGCTCAAAGTCACCAACCCGCTGCGCGAAACCGACGTCTTTCTCGACGCCCTCTCGCTTGAAAGCTACCCGCAACTGCACGGTGCACTGACGCGCTACCGGACCAAACAGTACAAAAAACGGTGGCCGCCCGAAACGGCGGCCCGTTTCGGCCAGACGATCGACCTGCTGGTCGCCGATGTCGAAGCCCTGAAACTCGACCAGCGGAAAAAGCGGCTCGTCGTGCGGGGCGAAGCCCTGTATGAAAAGGCCAAAAGCGCACGGAAGGCCCTCAGTAAGGATTCCAAAGAGAAAGAGATCCATGAGATCCGCCTGCTATACAAACAGGCACGGTACGTTCTGGAGTTCCTCCATGAAGCAGGACTTATCGAGGCCAAACGCAAGATCAGGAATGCCAAAAAGCACCTGGAACATTTCGGCGCCATCCAGGATGCGGCCAACCAGCTCGACTGGCTCCACCGCTTCTGCGAAAAGCACCCTTCGGACGAGTGCCATACGCTTTACGATACACGCAAACAGGCACTCCGTGATCTGAAAAAGGCTTTTGAGCTCTAG
- a CDS encoding endonuclease/exonuclease/phosphatase family protein gives MIRLLAALLLPLVLFAGETVRIATYNVENLFDLERSGHEYAEYIPNTPWQWNEKTYRKKLRNIARVIAEIKPDVIGLQEVESDQALRDLQVEIKRAGLYLPHRAIADAKPSVVKTALLSRFPVKVKREIAVANGNRIRNILEARLDTGGEPFYVFVNHWKSKSGPESLRILSAKALKSRLDALGSVSYVLLGDFNSDYDEKHLFMRKRKHNDTDGITGINDVLLTMRGEKGVTLDDLHRCPKCAYDLWYDLPGLQRWSHSFYGQQEALDHIIISPALADGKGNEYVKGSFTRFRPDYLLTKKGAPYRWQRSRTYPKHHTGKGYSDHLPIYADFTLK, from the coding sequence GTGATCAGACTCCTCGCGGCGCTACTGCTGCCGCTGGTGCTGTTTGCAGGAGAAACCGTGCGCATCGCAACCTATAACGTTGAAAACCTCTTCGATCTCGAACGCAGCGGCCATGAGTACGCCGAGTACATCCCGAACACCCCCTGGCAGTGGAACGAAAAGACCTACCGCAAAAAACTGAGGAATATCGCCCGCGTCATCGCCGAGATAAAACCCGACGTCATCGGATTGCAGGAAGTCGAGTCGGACCAAGCCCTGCGCGACCTGCAGGTGGAGATCAAGCGCGCCGGCCTCTACCTCCCCCACCGCGCTATTGCCGACGCCAAACCGAGTGTCGTCAAAACGGCCCTGCTCTCGCGCTTTCCCGTCAAGGTCAAGCGTGAGATCGCCGTCGCCAACGGCAACCGTATCCGCAACATCCTCGAAGCCCGCCTCGACACCGGCGGTGAACCGTTCTACGTCTTCGTCAACCATTGGAAAAGCAAATCGGGACCGGAGAGTTTGCGCATACTCTCGGCCAAAGCGCTCAAAAGCCGCCTGGATGCGCTGGGAAGCGTATCGTATGTCCTGCTGGGGGATTTCAATTCGGACTACGACGAAAAGCACCTCTTCATGCGCAAACGCAAGCACAACGACACCGACGGCATCACGGGGATCAACGACGTGCTGTTGACGATGCGCGGTGAAAAAGGCGTCACCCTCGACGATCTGCACCGCTGCCCGAAGTGTGCCTATGACCTCTGGTACGACCTGCCCGGTCTGCAGCGCTGGAGCCACAGCTTCTACGGGCAGCAAGAGGCCCTCGACCACATTATCATCTCCCCCGCACTGGCCGACGGGAAAGGGAACGAATACGTTAAGGGAAGTTTTACACGCTTCCGTCCCGACTACCTCCTGACCAAAAAGGGGGCTCCCTACCGATGGCAGCGCAGCCGTACCTATCCCAAGCACCATACCGGGAAGGGCTACTCCGACCACCTCCCGATCTACGCCGATTTCACCTTGAAGTGA
- a CDS encoding M3 family metallopeptidase, producing MSKAPFLPFEVNLETFIDDLKRTLDDGRAQIQALLAIEAKTYANFVKPFEMLDERLDHFFTPMSHLHAVNNSDETQEVYTAALPLLTEYGTEVGQNLDIYTAFKTIKASEYDLLTPEQQRVIDLNIQGFELSGAHLDEASKKRLAEISLRRSELSNRFSQNLLDATNAFEYIVTDPADVEGMPKSDIESAAFETEEGTTAWKFTLQMPSYIAYMTYGPNREIREALYKGYTTRAPENAEIIEETLALRKEASRLIGFETYAERSLATKMAKDPDTVLAFLNELADASMAQGQRELAELREFAGAAELQSYDSAFFGEQLKKARYDIDEEEYRPYFEQNSVVEGLFEFLHRLFGVSIRPAEGVELWHDTATAHDLYVDDQLRARLYLDLEARPSKRGGAWMHNWQSHCLDEHGEEQLASAFIVCNFPPSSATTPSLLRHDDVVTLFHETGHAIHHLLSTVNENGVSGVNGVEWDAVEFPSQFLENFAYEPQVLKLFAKHHESGEVISDLMIDKLVRAKNFQSAMGMLRQLEFAIFDFTLHMEETPDVQAVLDAVRERTALLTPPSYNKFQNGFSHIFAGGYAAGYYSYKWAEVLSADAFFAIVDQGVFDTALGRSYLDIVLGRGGSESMRVLFYKLMDREPETQSLLRLSGIEA from the coding sequence ATGAGCAAAGCACCTTTTCTACCCTTTGAAGTCAACCTCGAGACGTTTATCGACGATCTCAAGCGTACCCTGGACGACGGGCGCGCCCAGATCCAGGCCCTCCTTGCCATCGAAGCGAAGACCTATGCAAACTTCGTCAAGCCCTTCGAGATGCTTGATGAACGGCTTGACCACTTCTTTACACCGATGTCGCACCTGCACGCCGTCAACAACAGCGACGAGACCCAGGAGGTCTATACCGCCGCCCTCCCCCTGCTCACCGAGTACGGCACCGAAGTCGGGCAGAACCTCGATATCTATACGGCGTTCAAAACCATCAAGGCCAGTGAGTATGATCTCCTCACCCCCGAACAGCAGCGCGTCATCGATCTCAACATCCAGGGGTTCGAACTGAGCGGCGCCCATCTCGACGAGGCCAGCAAAAAGCGCCTCGCGGAGATCAGCCTCCGCCGCAGCGAGCTTTCGAACCGTTTCTCCCAGAACCTTCTGGACGCGACGAACGCCTTCGAGTACATCGTTACCGATCCCGCCGACGTGGAGGGGATGCCCAAAAGCGACATCGAGAGCGCGGCGTTTGAAACCGAGGAGGGAACCACCGCCTGGAAGTTCACCCTGCAGATGCCCTCCTATATCGCCTACATGACCTACGGCCCCAACCGCGAGATCCGCGAGGCGCTCTACAAGGGCTACACGACCCGCGCCCCCGAGAATGCCGAGATCATCGAAGAGACCCTCGCCCTGCGCAAAGAGGCCTCCCGCCTGATCGGCTTCGAGACCTACGCCGAACGCTCCCTCGCCACGAAGATGGCCAAAGACCCCGACACCGTACTGGCCTTCCTCAACGAGCTGGCCGACGCCTCCATGGCCCAGGGACAGCGCGAACTGGCCGAACTGCGGGAGTTTGCGGGTGCGGCAGAGCTGCAGAGCTATGACAGCGCCTTCTTCGGCGAACAGCTCAAAAAAGCGCGCTACGACATCGACGAGGAGGAGTACCGCCCCTACTTCGAGCAGAACTCCGTCGTCGAGGGGCTTTTCGAGTTCCTGCACCGCCTCTTCGGCGTCAGCATCCGTCCGGCAGAAGGGGTCGAACTCTGGCACGACACGGCAACGGCCCATGACCTCTATGTCGACGACCAGCTGCGCGCCCGTCTCTACCTCGACCTCGAAGCGCGCCCGAGCAAACGCGGCGGGGCCTGGATGCACAACTGGCAGAGCCACTGCCTCGACGAACACGGGGAGGAGCAGCTGGCAAGCGCCTTTATCGTCTGCAACTTCCCGCCATCAAGCGCCACGACCCCGTCCCTGCTCCGCCACGACGACGTCGTCACCCTCTTCCATGAGACGGGCCATGCCATCCACCACCTGCTCAGTACCGTCAACGAAAACGGGGTCAGCGGGGTCAACGGGGTCGAATGGGACGCCGTGGAGTTCCCGTCGCAGTTCCTGGAGAACTTCGCCTACGAGCCGCAGGTACTGAAGCTCTTCGCCAAGCACCATGAGAGCGGCGAAGTCATCAGCGACCTCATGATCGACAAACTGGTCCGCGCCAAGAACTTCCAGTCGGCGATGGGCATGCTCCGCCAACTCGAGTTCGCCATTTTCGACTTCACCCTCCATATGGAGGAGACACCGGACGTCCAGGCGGTCCTCGACGCCGTGCGCGAACGTACCGCCCTGCTCACGCCCCCGTCGTACAACAAATTCCAGAACGGCTTCTCGCACATCTTCGCCGGCGGGTACGCGGCGGGCTACTACAGCTACAAATGGGCCGAGGTCCTCAGCGCCGACGCCTTCTTCGCCATCGTCGACCAGGGGGTCTTCGATACCGCCCTGGGCCGCAGCTACCTTGACATCGTCCTGGGGCGCGGCGGCTCGGAGAGCATGCGCGTCCTCTTCTACAAGCTGATGGACCGCGAGCCCGAAACGCAGAGCCTGCTGCGCCTGAGCGGCATTGAGGCGTGA
- a CDS encoding YceI family protein, producing the protein MMKKIALSVLVAAAVAMADCSYVKEGDVSVNWTAFKTPMKAGVNGTFRSVVYKGAAKAASLTELLKGAKVMIQTNNVESGNAGRDAKLVQFFFNQMDGQMLEAQILAVDEAAKIVLVEVIMNGKGLNVPMAYSFEKGVFSAKGVIDLGDFKALDALTSINRACYDLHAGKTWQDVNIGFAMKVEESCTK; encoded by the coding sequence ATGATGAAAAAGATTGCATTATCGGTTCTTGTTGCCGCCGCCGTCGCCATGGCAGACTGCAGCTACGTGAAAGAGGGCGACGTCAGCGTCAACTGGACGGCGTTCAAAACACCGATGAAGGCAGGGGTCAACGGGACATTCCGCTCCGTCGTCTACAAAGGGGCGGCCAAAGCGGCGTCGCTGACGGAACTGCTCAAGGGTGCCAAGGTGATGATCCAGACGAACAACGTCGAGTCGGGCAATGCCGGGCGCGACGCGAAGCTGGTGCAGTTTTTCTTCAACCAGATGGACGGACAGATGCTCGAAGCACAGATCCTCGCCGTGGACGAAGCGGCCAAGATCGTACTGGTCGAGGTGATCATGAACGGCAAAGGGCTCAACGTCCCGATGGCCTACAGCTTTGAAAAGGGTGTGTTCAGCGCAAAGGGCGTGATCGACCTCGGTGACTTCAAAGCCCTTGATGCGCTTACGTCCATCAACCGCGCCTGCTACGATCTGCATGCCGGCAAAACCTGGCAGGATGTCAATATCGGCTTTGCCATGAAGGTCGAGGAGAGCTGTACGAAATGA
- a CDS encoding DUF502 domain-containing protein: MIAAAVKKMIRFLFVGALSFFPLVVVLLVVNFLKNIGLSAYLRLNTLTDSADTTVLLMFGVLGALILLGWTIERYGRSVLLSAIDRMFEKIPAVNTIYSVSRKISNMLTGKDDSGKKEVVLVEYPKDGVWVPAYVLNRHNGICVLFVPTSPNPTSGYTVLVKDELTVPVSLTLEEASSFIISMGADFTKRDEVTEKIHGAGVTPRP; the protein is encoded by the coding sequence ATGATCGCCGCCGCCGTCAAGAAGATGATCCGCTTCCTCTTTGTGGGAGCGCTCTCCTTTTTTCCGCTGGTAGTGGTCCTTCTTGTAGTCAATTTTCTCAAGAACATCGGCCTCAGCGCCTATCTGCGGCTCAACACCCTGACCGATTCGGCCGATACGACGGTGCTGCTGATGTTCGGGGTGCTGGGAGCGCTGATCCTGCTGGGATGGACCATCGAACGCTACGGCCGCTCGGTCCTGCTCTCGGCGATCGACCGGATGTTCGAGAAGATCCCCGCGGTCAACACGATCTACTCCGTGTCGCGCAAGATCTCCAATATGCTGACCGGCAAGGATGATTCGGGCAAGAAAGAGGTAGTGCTCGTCGAATACCCCAAAGACGGCGTCTGGGTCCCGGCCTATGTCCTCAACCGCCACAACGGCATCTGCGTCCTCTTCGTCCCGACGTCGCCGAACCCTACCAGCGGCTACACGGTCCTGGTCAAGGATGAGCTCACCGTCCCGGTATCGCTTACGCTGGAGGAGGCCTCCTCATTCATTATCAGTATGGGGGCGGATTTCACCAAGCGCGACGAGGTGACGGAGAAGATCCACGGCGCGGGCGTTACGCCTCGTCCTTGA
- a CDS encoding CYTH domain-containing protein: protein MAIEIERKFLIDPARLPELPAPLVIKQGYIPSEGVTVRIRTTNGKAYLTLKGKRHELVRSEFEYPIPYEDALSMLEELCAPPLIEKKRYEIMYKGHLWEVDIFEGENAGLFLAEIELQSPEETFALPPWVTREVTEDKRYYNSNLRTLPYAHFKDEA, encoded by the coding sequence ATGGCAATCGAAATCGAACGCAAATTTCTTATCGACCCCGCCCGGCTTCCGGAGCTGCCCGCACCGCTGGTCATCAAGCAGGGCTACATTCCGTCCGAAGGTGTCACGGTCCGTATCCGTACGACAAACGGCAAAGCCTATCTGACCCTCAAAGGCAAAAGGCATGAGCTCGTGCGCAGCGAATTCGAATACCCTATTCCCTACGAAGATGCCCTCTCCATGCTCGAAGAGCTCTGCGCACCGCCGCTGATCGAAAAAAAGCGCTATGAGATCATGTATAAGGGGCATCTATGGGAGGTGGATATCTTTGAGGGCGAGAATGCGGGGCTCTTCCTTGCCGAAATCGAGCTGCAGAGTCCCGAGGAAACGTTCGCGCTTCCGCCCTGGGTGACCCGCGAGGTCACCGAAGACAAACGCTACTACAACTCCAACCTGCGCACCCTGCCCTACGCCCATTTCAAGGACGAGGCGTAA
- a CDS encoding DUF4136 domain-containing protein, which translates to MLTRLFSVGLLLLLAGCSGMQVQRDYDPEFDFKPLERFAVVYPLKDGVETLTQSRIANAITADMTKKGYLSVDKERADFVIVFHTDVTTRKQVTTDFQMVGFFPYYGYGYGAAMTVPVQREYDYDEAKIIIDMLNPVGNKIFWRAVATDRLKHFDTPQERTAYINKVVAESLDAFPARGLEP; encoded by the coding sequence ATGCTTACACGGCTGTTTTCCGTAGGGCTTCTGTTACTGCTTGCCGGCTGTTCCGGCATGCAGGTGCAGCGCGACTACGATCCGGAATTCGATTTCAAACCCCTTGAACGTTTCGCCGTCGTCTATCCCCTCAAAGACGGTGTCGAGACCCTGACGCAGAGCCGGATCGCCAACGCGATTACCGCCGATATGACCAAGAAGGGGTATCTGTCCGTCGACAAAGAGCGTGCCGATTTCGTCATCGTCTTCCATACCGACGTCACCACCAGAAAACAGGTGACGACCGATTTCCAGATGGTCGGCTTCTTCCCCTACTACGGGTACGGGTACGGCGCCGCCATGACGGTACCGGTACAGCGTGAATACGATTACGACGAGGCCAAGATCATCATCGACATGCTCAACCCTGTCGGGAACAAGATCTTCTGGCGCGCGGTCGCGACCGACCGGCTGAAACACTTCGATACGCCCCAGGAGCGGACGGCGTACATCAACAAGGTGGTTGCCGAGAGCCTCGACGCCTTTCCCGCGAGGGGACTGGAACCCTGA